The following are encoded together in the Lepidochelys kempii isolate rLepKem1 chromosome 7, rLepKem1.hap2, whole genome shotgun sequence genome:
- the LOC140914485 gene encoding musculoskeletal embryonic nuclear protein 1-like isoform X1, which translates to MSQAAPVKKKRPPVKEEDLKGARGKLSTNQQIKSKTYQVMKQCEQEGSVAPSVFSQDRTGGETAFEKRKEEPSKSVFG; encoded by the exons ATGTCCCAG GCAGCCCCCGTGAAAAAGAAGCGTCCTCCAGTGAAGGAGGAAGATCTCAAAGGGGCTAGAGGAAAGCTCTCCACCAACCAGCAAATTAAATCCAAAACCTACCAAGTCATGAAGCAATGTG AACAAGAGGGCTCTGTGGCTCCTTCCGTATTCAGTCAAGATCGGACAGGAGGTGAAACAGCCTTTGAGAAGCGTAAAGAAGAGCCATCAAAGAGTGTCTTTGGCTGA